One Cellulomonas sp. Y8 DNA segment encodes these proteins:
- a CDS encoding SMP-30/gluconolactonase/LRE family protein codes for MTDLRTVPLPDRRTDARALVPRDAPEAVVLGEVRARLGERPVHDARDGSVVWVDIDACSVHRWAEGDHARDAVVSVPSPVSLAWPAAAGGLLLATADGLGVHDGTTLGPLTRPADMPRDYRFNDGGVDGAGRLWVATMPRDGSPGDGAVYRVVAGDDGLEVDAVLTGVGVGNGLQWSPDGATLYVTDTSAATVYRMPYDAATGTAGAPEPFLSFDPDGPQPDGTTVDDQGGLWVALYGGGAVLRFAPDGTPLGAVRVPTAQVTCLGFGAPGSGRAYVTTAHADGDPLAGAVFGVDVAAEGLPARAFGEG; via the coding sequence GTGACCGACCTGCGCACCGTCCCGCTGCCCGACCGCCGGACCGACGCCCGGGCGCTGGTGCCGCGGGACGCGCCCGAGGCCGTGGTCCTCGGCGAGGTCCGCGCCCGCCTGGGGGAGCGGCCGGTGCACGACGCGCGGGACGGCTCCGTCGTCTGGGTCGACATCGACGCGTGCAGCGTGCACCGCTGGGCCGAGGGCGACCACGCGCGCGATGCCGTGGTCAGCGTGCCGTCCCCGGTCTCGCTGGCCTGGCCGGCCGCCGCGGGCGGGCTGCTGCTCGCGACCGCGGACGGCCTCGGCGTGCACGACGGCACCACGCTCGGTCCGCTGACCCGGCCGGCGGACATGCCGCGCGACTACCGGTTCAACGACGGCGGTGTCGACGGCGCCGGCCGGCTGTGGGTCGCGACGATGCCGCGGGACGGGTCGCCGGGCGACGGGGCGGTGTACCGGGTGGTCGCCGGGGACGACGGTCTCGAGGTCGACGCGGTGCTCACCGGGGTGGGCGTCGGCAACGGCCTGCAGTGGAGCCCCGACGGCGCGACGCTCTACGTCACGGACACCAGTGCGGCGACCGTGTACCGGATGCCCTACGACGCGGCGACGGGCACGGCCGGCGCCCCCGAGCCGTTCCTGTCCTTCGACCCGGACGGGCCGCAGCCCGACGGCACGACGGTCGACGACCAGGGTGGCCTGTGGGTGGCGCTGTACGGCGGGGGCGCGGTGCTGCGGTTCGCACCGGACGGGACCCCGCTGGGCGCGGTCCGGGTGCCCACGGCGCAGGTGACCTGCCTGGGGTTCGGGGCGCCGGGGTCGGGGCGGGCGTACGTGACGACCGCGCACGCGGACGGGGACCCGCTGGCGGGGGCGGTGTTCGGCGTGGACGTGGCGGCGGAGGGGCTGCCGGCGCGGGCGTTCGGGGAGGGCTGA